From the genome of Miscanthus floridulus cultivar M001 chromosome 10, ASM1932011v1, whole genome shotgun sequence, one region includes:
- the LOC136485740 gene encoding uncharacterized protein isoform X2 yields MSREKSTECVVNQSNQPNVHSADLKEKLVHSFGHCLNAKTIDGLCGVFSKSTRGNCSSCTLSSADLVIYVVGVLCDSISNKVNENQAKLVVALTSLLIHLILLRILSQAMADMILCLITLLGRKLPQTKRATDTLDHDFDESKDGAKEVIEKEVIESVMTNLGASIASLHTPMIVQDLSKLSSVVKTKSETCPPGDGDVFITKAVVPPTPAASGSPAHNKAISNVISVDEYDRQPGMDSVKIPPEVECVGEAKLSDMRSQLPVNIDKLYNAKYLKCHTSYHGPSNIEMIANMPSYTAANIFQTMLGTI; encoded by the exons ATGTCCAGGGAGAAATCAACTGAATGTGTTGTTAACCAGTCTAATCAGCCTAATGTTCATTCAGCTGATTTGAAGGAGAAACTGGTTCATTCTTTTGGCCATTGTCTTAATGCAAAG ACTATAGATGGCCTGTGTGGTGTCTTCAGTAAATCTACCAGGGGGAATTGTAGTTCCTGCACTTTATCTTCTGCTGATCTAGTAATTTATGTTGTTGGTGTTCTTTGTGATTCCATTTCAAACAAGGTCAATGAGAATCAAGCAAAACTGGTGGTTGCACTAACAAGCCTACTAATCCATTTGATATTGCTCAGAATCTTATCCCAG GCAATGGCAGACATGATCCTATGTCTAATAACTCTGTTGGGAAGAAAGTTGCCGCAAACAAAGCGTGCCACTGACACTTTAGATCATGACTTCGATGAATCAAAG GATGGCGCCAAAGAAGTTATTGAAAAAGAAGTTATTGAAAGTGTTATGACAAATCTTGGTGCTTCTATTGCTTCTCTTCACACTCCAATGATTGTGCAAGATCTATCCAAGCTATCATCTGTGGTTAAAACTAAGTCAG AAACTTGCCCTCCTGGTGATGGTGATGTTTTTATCACAAAGGCGGTAGTACCACCCACTCCTGCTGCCTCAGGCAGCCCGGCTCATAACAAGGCCATTTCAAATGTAATCTCTGTTGATGAGTATGACAGGCAGCCTGGGATGGATTCTGTTAAA ATTCCGCCTGAAGTTGAATGTGTTGGTGAAGCGAAACTCTCTGATATGCGCTCTCAGTTACCTGTTAACATTGACAAATTGTACAATGCAAAGTATCTAAAATGCCACACAAGTTACCATGGGCCCAGCAACATCGAAATGATTGCAAACATGCCTTCTTATACTGCGGCCAATATATTCCAAACAATGTTGGGCACCATTTGA
- the LOC136485740 gene encoding uncharacterized protein isoform X1 translates to MVCGGLLSAVSPVHLKSNLGDTVGHDLCPKSSQDFPCLNLAGGLQRAMSREKSTECVVNQSNQPNVHSADLKEKLVHSFGHCLNAKTIDGLCGVFSKSTRGNCSSCTLSSADLVIYVVGVLCDSISNKVNENQAKLVVALTSLLIHLILLRILSQAMADMILCLITLLGRKLPQTKRATDTLDHDFDESKDGAKEVIEKEVIESVMTNLGASIASLHTPMIVQDLSKLSSVVKTKSETCPPGDGDVFITKAVVPPTPAASGSPAHNKAISNVISVDEYDRQPGMDSVKIPPEVECVGEAKLSDMRSQLPVNIDKLYNAKYLKCHTSYHGPSNIEMIANMPSYTAANIFQTMLGTI, encoded by the exons ATGGTGTGCGGCGGCCTTCTATCA GCGGTCAGCCCAGTGCATTTAAAGTCTAATCTTGGTGATACTGTTGGTCATGATCTTTGTCCCAAGAGTTCTCAGGACTTTCCTTGTTTGAATTTGGCTGGAGGATTGCAG agGGCAATGTCCAGGGAGAAATCAACTGAATGTGTTGTTAACCAGTCTAATCAGCCTAATGTTCATTCAGCTGATTTGAAGGAGAAACTGGTTCATTCTTTTGGCCATTGTCTTAATGCAAAG ACTATAGATGGCCTGTGTGGTGTCTTCAGTAAATCTACCAGGGGGAATTGTAGTTCCTGCACTTTATCTTCTGCTGATCTAGTAATTTATGTTGTTGGTGTTCTTTGTGATTCCATTTCAAACAAGGTCAATGAGAATCAAGCAAAACTGGTGGTTGCACTAACAAGCCTACTAATCCATTTGATATTGCTCAGAATCTTATCCCAG GCAATGGCAGACATGATCCTATGTCTAATAACTCTGTTGGGAAGAAAGTTGCCGCAAACAAAGCGTGCCACTGACACTTTAGATCATGACTTCGATGAATCAAAG GATGGCGCCAAAGAAGTTATTGAAAAAGAAGTTATTGAAAGTGTTATGACAAATCTTGGTGCTTCTATTGCTTCTCTTCACACTCCAATGATTGTGCAAGATCTATCCAAGCTATCATCTGTGGTTAAAACTAAGTCAG AAACTTGCCCTCCTGGTGATGGTGATGTTTTTATCACAAAGGCGGTAGTACCACCCACTCCTGCTGCCTCAGGCAGCCCGGCTCATAACAAGGCCATTTCAAATGTAATCTCTGTTGATGAGTATGACAGGCAGCCTGGGATGGATTCTGTTAAA ATTCCGCCTGAAGTTGAATGTGTTGGTGAAGCGAAACTCTCTGATATGCGCTCTCAGTTACCTGTTAACATTGACAAATTGTACAATGCAAAGTATCTAAAATGCCACACAAGTTACCATGGGCCCAGCAACATCGAAATGATTGCAAACATGCCTTCTTATACTGCGGCCAATATATTCCAAACAATGTTGGGCACCATTTGA
- the LOC136485740 gene encoding uncharacterized protein isoform X3: MVCGGLLSAVSPVHLKSNLGDTVGHDLCPKSSQDFPCLNLAGGLQRAMSREKSTECVVNQSNQPNVHSADLKEKLVHSFGHCLNAKTIDGLCGVFSKSTRGNCSSCTLSSADLVIYVVGVLCDSISNKVNENQAKLVVALTSLLIHLILLRILSQAMADMILCLITLLGRKLPQTKRATDTLDHDFDESKDGAKEVIEKEVIESVMTNLGASIASLHTPMIVQDLSKLSSVVKTKSAPALPIICIRDSVLLRQTSLKMDHG; encoded by the exons ATGGTGTGCGGCGGCCTTCTATCA GCGGTCAGCCCAGTGCATTTAAAGTCTAATCTTGGTGATACTGTTGGTCATGATCTTTGTCCCAAGAGTTCTCAGGACTTTCCTTGTTTGAATTTGGCTGGAGGATTGCAG agGGCAATGTCCAGGGAGAAATCAACTGAATGTGTTGTTAACCAGTCTAATCAGCCTAATGTTCATTCAGCTGATTTGAAGGAGAAACTGGTTCATTCTTTTGGCCATTGTCTTAATGCAAAG ACTATAGATGGCCTGTGTGGTGTCTTCAGTAAATCTACCAGGGGGAATTGTAGTTCCTGCACTTTATCTTCTGCTGATCTAGTAATTTATGTTGTTGGTGTTCTTTGTGATTCCATTTCAAACAAGGTCAATGAGAATCAAGCAAAACTGGTGGTTGCACTAACAAGCCTACTAATCCATTTGATATTGCTCAGAATCTTATCCCAG GCAATGGCAGACATGATCCTATGTCTAATAACTCTGTTGGGAAGAAAGTTGCCGCAAACAAAGCGTGCCACTGACACTTTAGATCATGACTTCGATGAATCAAAG GATGGCGCCAAAGAAGTTATTGAAAAAGAAGTTATTGAAAGTGTTATGACAAATCTTGGTGCTTCTATTGCTTCTCTTCACACTCCAATGATTGTGCAAGATCTATCCAAGCTATCATCTGTGGTTAAAACTAAGTCAG CACCTGCCCTCCCCATTATATGCATAAGAGATTCTGTTTTGCTGAGACAGACGAGTTTAAAAATGGACCATGGATGA